A single window of Usitatibacter rugosus DNA harbors:
- a CDS encoding NAD(P)H-binding protein: protein MTTLFIAGASGLVGGRALALALADARVTRVIAPTRRPLLAHASLENPRLEALIDDAAPEGWRADGAICALGTTRKVAGSDAAFRAVDHDLVLAIAQRLRGAGVQRFTLVSSVGADPRSRVLYTRTKGEVEEAIGRLGFPSLTILRPGFLEGERAEYRPFERVVGAVLRLAGPVLPRSARVSPVSTVARLAVETAIAGSTGTRIIGPGEIAE from the coding sequence ATGACGACGCTGTTCATCGCAGGGGCGAGCGGGCTGGTCGGCGGCCGGGCCTTGGCGCTGGCGCTGGCCGATGCACGCGTGACGCGCGTGATCGCGCCTACCCGGCGCCCACTCCTCGCGCACGCTTCCCTCGAGAATCCGCGGCTGGAAGCGCTGATCGACGATGCCGCACCTGAGGGTTGGCGTGCCGACGGCGCGATCTGCGCGCTGGGGACGACGCGGAAGGTCGCCGGCTCCGACGCCGCCTTTCGTGCGGTCGATCATGACCTCGTGTTGGCCATTGCCCAGCGATTGCGGGGAGCGGGCGTGCAGCGATTCACGCTGGTCTCCTCCGTGGGTGCCGATCCGCGGTCCCGCGTTCTCTACACGCGCACCAAGGGTGAGGTCGAGGAGGCGATCGGCCGCCTCGGATTTCCGTCGCTCACGATCCTGCGGCCGGGCTTCCTGGAGGGCGAGCGCGCGGAGTACCGGCCCTTCGAGCGTGTCGTGGGGGCCGTGCTGCGCCTCGCGGGTCCCGTGCTGCCGCGGTCGGCACGCGTGAGCCCGGTCTCCACCGTGGCGCGCCTGGCGGTCGAGACGGCGATCGCGGGATCGACGGGGACCCGCATCATTGGACCGGGCGAAATCGCGGAGTGA
- a CDS encoding Bug family tripartite tricarboxylate transporter substrate binding protein, protein MKRIRLALAATLLATLPALAQDWPNKPVKMIVPFPPGGGTDTVARPLAQKLSTILGQQVVIDNRGGAGGTIGAAVVAKSPPDGYTVLLYSVHGAVAAAAYKNLSYDLEKDLVPVTTAAIFPDVLVAANRVPAKTLPELIAFAKANPGKINCGSAGNGTSRHLSCEMFAAAAGFKATHVPYKGTGPATAALVAGEIDYIFEALGSAAGQIRGGTVRPIVVTSAKRSPSFPEIPTAMESGMPGFEVTSWYGLWVPAGTPKPIIDKLRAAVVKAFEDPDLKETWFKLGAEPGGSTPEEFRSLISRDIAKWGKVVRDSNITIE, encoded by the coding sequence ATGAAGCGCATCCGCCTCGCTCTCGCCGCCACGCTGCTCGCGACCCTGCCCGCCCTCGCCCAGGACTGGCCCAACAAGCCGGTGAAGATGATCGTGCCGTTCCCGCCCGGCGGCGGCACCGACACCGTCGCGCGGCCCCTCGCGCAAAAGCTCTCGACGATCCTCGGGCAGCAGGTCGTGATCGACAACCGCGGCGGCGCAGGCGGGACCATCGGCGCGGCCGTGGTCGCCAAGTCCCCACCCGATGGCTACACGGTGCTGCTCTATTCGGTGCACGGCGCGGTGGCCGCGGCTGCGTACAAGAACCTGAGCTACGACCTCGAGAAGGATCTCGTCCCCGTCACGACGGCAGCGATCTTCCCCGACGTGCTCGTGGCCGCCAATCGCGTGCCCGCGAAGACGCTCCCCGAATTGATCGCGTTCGCGAAGGCCAATCCCGGCAAGATCAATTGCGGTTCGGCGGGCAACGGCACCTCGCGCCACCTGTCGTGCGAGATGTTCGCGGCGGCCGCGGGCTTCAAGGCCACGCACGTCCCGTACAAGGGAACGGGGCCGGCCACCGCCGCGCTCGTCGCCGGCGAGATCGACTACATCTTCGAAGCGTTGGGAAGTGCCGCGGGGCAGATCCGCGGCGGCACCGTGCGGCCGATCGTCGTCACGTCCGCGAAGCGCTCGCCGTCGTTCCCCGAAATCCCGACCGCGATGGAGTCCGGCATGCCGGGGTTCGAAGTCACGTCCTGGTACGGCCTGTGGGTGCCGGCGGGAACGCCGAAGCCGATCATCGACAAGCTGCGCGCGGCGGTCGTGAAGGCCTTCGAGGATCCCGACCTGAAAGAGACGTGGTTCAAGCTCGGAGCCGAGCCCGGCGGCTCGACTCCGGAGGAGTTCCGCTCGCTCATCTCGCGCGACATCGCCAAGTGGGGCAAGGTCGTGCGCGACTCCAACATCACGATCGAGTAG